The stretch of DNA AACTCTAAATCAAAATTATACTGGGTAGTAATATGTCCAATGATATTATCACTAAAGTAAAAGCAGCCAGAAGCGCTTCAATCCCCCTTGCCAGCGTATCAGGTGCCACGAAGAACAGAGCCCTGACCGCAATGGTATCAGCATTAGATTCAAACAGGGATAAAATAATCTTGGCCAACAAAAAAGACCTTGAAGCAGCTAAGAAACTCGAGGAAGCGCGTAAGCTCTCAAATGCGCTTGTAAAGAGGCTGAAAGTAGATGATATCAAGATAGATGAGATGATAGCAGGCATAAAAGACGTCATCAAATTCGAAGACCCCGTGGGTAAAACTCTATCAGCCCTTGAACTGGATAGCGGTCTTGAACTTTATCAGATTAGCTGCCCAATTGGTTTGATTGGTGTTATTTTCGAATCCCGCCCCGATGTCGTCCCTCAGATCATGTCGCTCTGCCTCAAGAGCGGTAATGCCACCATCTTCAAAGGAGGAAGTGAAGCAGCGCACTCGAACAGGACTATCTTTGATGTGCTTGTCGATGCAACTGAAAGCATAGAAGGTATGCCGCAGGGTACATGTGTGCTAATGGAGACAAGGGAAGAGGTCAACGAGATCCTGAAGCTTGATGACTATATAAGCCTCCTCATCCCCAGAGGTTCCAATGAGTTCGTGAAATACATACAGGACAATACACGGATTCCAGTGCTTGGACATTCTGCAGGGATCTGCCATGTCTATGTGGATAACGAAGCTGACCTGAAGAAGGCACTCGATATATGCTATGATGCGAAAGTACAAT from Methanosarcinales archaeon encodes:
- a CDS encoding glutamate-5-semialdehyde dehydrogenase, producing the protein MSNDIITKVKAARSASIPLASVSGATKNRALTAMVSALDSNRDKIILANKKDLEAAKKLEEARKLSNALVKRLKVDDIKIDEMIAGIKDVIKFEDPVGKTLSALELDSGLELYQISCPIGLIGVIFESRPDVVPQIMSLCLKSGNATIFKGGSEAAHSNRTIFDVLVDATESIEGMPQGTCVLMETREEVNEILKLDDYISLLIPRGSNEFVKYIQDNTRIPVLGHSAGICHVYVDNEADLKKALDICYDAKVQYAAVCNAMETMLVHKDIADEFLPEIGKKFNDAGVELQCDEHSFELLSNMGFLKAVLRATDEDWRTEYNDFILSIKIVDSLDEGIDHINKYGSHHTDAIVTESRTNAVRFIDLVDSSSVMWNASTRFSDGFRYGKGAEVGISTNKIHARGPVGMEGLLIYKYVLLGNGNKVEDYVGKNARKYTHRKLNVNLKDKLD